CGACGAACGGAATGGTGATCGGCGCCTTGCCCTTGCTGACGATGACCTTGATCTCGGACTCCGGCTCGATCGGCTCGCCCGCCTTCGGGTCCGTCTCGATCACGGTGCCCTTCGGGACCAGGTCGTCGAAGCGCTCCCCCGCCTTGACCGGCTTGAGCCGCAGCGGCTCGGCCTTCAGGTCGACGAGGGCGAGGTCGTAGGGCTTGCCGGTGACGTCGGGGACCTGGCGGCTCTCCGGCCCGGCCGACAGGGTCAGCGTGACCGTGTCGCCGGATGACACGTTGTCGCCGGGCGCCGGGTCCTGCAGCAGCACCACGTCCTTGGCCACGTTCTCGCGATACTGCGGCGCGGCGAACTCGACCTCCAGGCCGAGGTCCTCCAGCGCGGCGACGGCCTGCTCCTTGGGCAGGTTCATCACCTGGGGCATGTCGTCGTAGCGGCCGGAGAACAGCCACCAGCCGCCGGTCAGCACCAGCAGCGCGAGCACCACCGCGCCCGCGATCAGGCGCATCCGCCCGCGCGGGTCGGCCATGAGCCGCTGGTAGTGCAGCCGGGCCTGGTCGAGCAGCGCCGCGACGCCGCCCTCGGCGGCCGCCTCCCGCCGCGACCGCGACTCGGGCTGGTCGGCACCGGGCAGCCGCGCCCACGACGGCCGCTGCGGCGGGGCCACCTGGCCGACGATCATCGTCTCCTCGGCCAGCGGCTGCGAGTGGTACGGCCGGGTCTGCGCCGGAGGCCGCATGACCTGGGTGGCGGCGCTGACCGTGAGCGTCTCCCGGGCCGCCTGGACGGCCTGCAGCAGCGGGCCGGCGTCCATGAAACGGGCCGCCGGATTGCGCCGGGTGGCCGAGGCCACCAGGTCGTCCAGCACCGGCGGCACGCCGGGCGCCAGCCGCGACGGAGCGGGCACGTCCTGCTGGACGTGCGCCCAGGCCACCTCGGCCGGGCGGGCGCCCTCGTAGGGCACGCGGCCGGTGAGCATCTCGAACAGCACGATGCCCGCGCTGTACACGTCGCCACGCTGATCGGAGCGGCCCTCGGCGACCTGCTCCGGGCAGACGTACGCGGCGGTCACCGCAGGCTGCCCGCCGCCGGCCTCGATCGCGCGGACCAGGCCCAGGTCGGCCACCTTCACGACCGCGTCGAGGAGGCTGTGGCCGCCGCTCGGCGAGTCGGCGACCAGGATGTTCTCCGGCCGCACATCACGGTGCACCAGCCCCGCGCGGTGCGCCGCGGCCAGCGCCGACAGCACCTGCTCGGCGATCGCGACCGCCTCCAGCGGGGCGAGCCGGCCCCGCTCGGCCAGGACCTCGCGCAGCGTGCGGCCGCGTACGTGCTCCAGGACGAGGTAGGGCAGGCCGTTGTGCATGCCCTGACCCAGCCAGACGACCGCGTTCGGGTGGGTCAGCCGGGCCAGGTTGGTGACCTCGTCGGCGAAGCGGTTCAGATGGAACGGCTGCCCCGGGTGCTCGGGCTGCAGCACCTTGAGCGCGACCGTACGGCGCAGGCGCTCGTCGACCGCGAGGTAGGTGCTCGCCATACCGTCGCGGGCCACGCGCTCGCGCACGTGATAGCGCCCGTCGACGAGCGAACCGAGGAGCGGATCGCCGACCTGAGTGTCCATGGCAGCGCAGTCTAGGGCAGCGGGCGCGACAACCGGAGACTCCGGTGCCGAGATGATCTCACTTTGCGGCGGTAACCGCCCACCGCGTCCCGTTCGCGCAGGTGGGGAGCGGGACCGGCCGGATTCGCACCGGCGTCCTCCAGATTGACGTCGGGCGCGACGACTTCTGCGCTACGGCCCCGCTCGCCGCGAGTCTAGGCGAGCGGGGCCGTGGCGTGGTGCTCAGAGGCCGGAGTGCACCGCCGACATGAGGGTGCCGCCCGCGGTGTCCCCGGACATCTCCCAGATCATGCCGCCGAGCAGGCCCTTCTGCTTGAGCCAGGCCGTCTTCTGGCCGATCGACCAGGCGTCGTCGAAGCTCCACCACTGCCCGCCGGGGCCGGTGTAGCAGTAGCTGGAGACCGACTGGGTGTCGTGGTACACCGTGCAGCCGGGCACGCCCGACAGCAGGTTGGCATACCCGCGGGTGCCCGCCTCCTCCGCGAACTGGCCGGGGGCGGCGCCGGTGGCGGACTGCCACTCGCCGTTGACCCCGCCCGCGGTGACGCCCTGCCAGCCGCGTCCGTAGAAGGCCAGCCCGATGGTGAGCTTGCGCGGGCTGACCCCGGCGTCCAGGTACGTCTGGATCGCCTTGTCGACGCTGAACTCGAACGGGTACGGGTCCTGCGCGTCGCGGTACAGGTTGGCCTGGTGGCCGGCGCGGTTCGGCTCCCACGAGTTGTCCGACCCGGCGCCGTGGAAGTCGTACCCCTGGACGTTGGCGAAGTCCATGTAGTTGAAGACGCCGTTCGGGCCGATGTCCCACCCGGCGGCGACCTTGGCGGGGTCGGCCGGGGT
The Catellatospora sp. IY07-71 DNA segment above includes these coding regions:
- the pknB gene encoding Stk1 family PASTA domain-containing Ser/Thr kinase; protein product: MDTQVGDPLLGSLVDGRYHVRERVARDGMASTYLAVDERLRRTVALKVLQPEHPGQPFHLNRFADEVTNLARLTHPNAVVWLGQGMHNGLPYLVLEHVRGRTLREVLAERGRLAPLEAVAIAEQVLSALAAAHRAGLVHRDVRPENILVADSPSGGHSLLDAVVKVADLGLVRAIEAGGGQPAVTAAYVCPEQVAEGRSDQRGDVYSAGIVLFEMLTGRVPYEGARPAEVAWAHVQQDVPAPSRLAPGVPPVLDDLVASATRRNPAARFMDAGPLLQAVQAARETLTVSAATQVMRPPAQTRPYHSQPLAEETMIVGQVAPPQRPSWARLPGADQPESRSRREAAAEGGVAALLDQARLHYQRLMADPRGRMRLIAGAVVLALLVLTGGWWLFSGRYDDMPQVMNLPKEQAVAALEDLGLEVEFAAPQYRENVAKDVVLLQDPAPGDNVSSGDTVTLTLSAGPESRQVPDVTGKPYDLALVDLKAEPLRLKPVKAGERFDDLVPKGTVIETDPKAGEPIEPESEIKVIVSKGKAPITIPFVEGKQLRDARNELENLGLKVSVEYVDSDKAYETVVKQDPATGTGAERGNTVKLQVSNNRSVQPPGSEQPMPEVRNWNCGDAENHLAGMGLRVEVRGVRDGDDKNRYRVTRQFPNAGSKVQPGQRVIIRCEERR